GCCGACGCCCATCTGCAGAACGAAGCCCCCGAAGTACGGCTGGCAGCGATTCAAAGTGTGGTCGGACTGGTGCCCGGCGGGCAACGCAGTCTGCTGCTCGGGCCGATGCTCGACGATGAGGACCAAAACGTACGGTTCGCTGCGATCAATGCCCTGCTGGGCCTGACGCCGGATGAACTGGGGCTGTATTTCGCCCCGCTGCAGCAGGCGATCGATGGCTGGGAACAAGCGCTCAAGGGACAGCCGGAAAGCGCCGCCACCTATGCGCAACTGGCACGCCTGTATCTGCACAACGCCGAACTCAAACAGGCCCAACAAGCGCTGGACAACACCCTGCGGCTGGAACCGGGCAACCTGCCGGCACTGGTGATGCAGATCGATGTCCTCGACCGCCAGGGTCAGAGCGACGCCGCCCGCCAGTTGCTCGCCAAACAGTTGCAGGCGCAACCGGATTCCGCCTACCTGCAACACGCGCTCGGGCTGTGGCTGTTGCACCACGGCCAGCGTGAATTCGCCCTGCTCGGCTTGTCCAAAGCGGTGGAACTTGAGCCTGACAACAAGGATTACCGCTACGACCTCGCCACCACCCTGCACGCCGCCGAAGAACTGGAAGCGGCGCAAAAGCAGTTGCAGGAAGTCGTCCAGCGCCACCCCGCCGACCGCAAGGCGCGAGTGCTGCTGATCAATTACTGGAAGGAAAGCGGCCAGTTGCAGAACGTGCAGATTCTGCTCGCGCAACTGGAGCAGATGAACCCTGATGACCCGGCGTTACAGCAGGGACTCTGAGCCTTTACCCGCTGATTCAATGACATTTTGATATCGAAACATCGGAACCGTCATGACTGGCAGCGGTCAAGTAATCAGGTAGAGCACAACGGCTGATACAGCCTGCTGCCTCGATTCCCCTAGTCATGAGAGGGCATTCTTTGTCTACGTCCAACGAGTTGATCAGTGCAAAAGCCGCCACCGGCATCATTGGCCTGGATGACATCCTCGCCGGTGGTCTGTCCCGAGGGCATGTGTTTTTGCTCGAAGGTGAACCCGGTACAGGCAAAACCACCGTCGCGTTGCATTTCCTGATGGCGGGCGCCCGTGCCGGCGAACGCTGTCTCTACATCACGCTGTCGGAAACCGAGCGTGAATTGCGTCAAGGCGCGGCCTCCCACGGCTGGGAGCTGAACGAGAACATTGAAATCTTCGAGCTGACGCCACCCGAAAGCCTGCTCAACGCCGAGCATCAGCAAAGCCTGCTGTACTCGTCCGACCTTGAGCTGGGCGAAGCCACCAAGCAGATTTTCGAAGTGGTCGAGCGCTTCAAGCCCACCCGCGTGGTTCTCGACAGCCTGTCGGAGATCCGCCTGCTGGCGCAGAGTTCGCTGCGCTACCGCCGGCAGATTCTGGCGATCAAACATTACTTCGTGCGTTACGACGCCACCGTGCTGCTGCTTGACGACCTGACCACCGAGTCTCTCGACAAGACCGTGCACAGCGTCGCCCACGGGGTGATCCGCCTCGAAGAACTGACGCCCAATTACGGTGCCGAGCGCCGCCGCGTGCGCATCGTCAAGTATCGCGGCCAGAAATACCGTGGCGGTTACCACGACTTCACCATCATGGGCGACGGCGTCCATGTGTTCCCACGACTGGTCGCCGCCGAACACCGCAGCGACTACCCGCGCCTGCAACTGAGCAGCGGGATTCAGGAAATGGACGCCCTGCTCGGCGGCGGGGTCGAAACCGGCTCCAGCACGCTGATTCTTGGCCCGGCCGGTACCGGTAAATCGCTGATTTCGATGATCTTCGCCGCTGCCGCAGTGGCCCGAGGCGAAAAAGCCGCGCTGTTCATCTTTGATGAAGAGCTGGGTCTGCTGTTCGAGCGCATGAAAAACATCGGCATCGACCTCAAGGCCTTGCAAGCCACCGGCAACCTGCTGATCGATCAAGTGGACGCCGCCGAGCTGTCCCCCGGCGAGTTCTCCCACCGGGTGCGTCGTTGCGTAGACGAAGGCAACATCAAGACCGTGGTGATCGACAGCATCAACGGCTATCAGGCCGCGATGCCGGAAGAGAATGCCCTGGTGCTGCACATGCATGAGTTGCTGCTGTACCTCAACCGCAAAGGCGCGGCAACCTTCATGACCGTTGCCCAGCATGGCCTGGTCGGCGACATGCAGGCGCCGGTCGACATCACTTACCTGGCCGACACGGTGATCCTGCTGCGCTACTTCGAAGCCATCGGCAAAGTTCGCCGGGCCATTTCCATCATCAAGAAACGTACCGGCAGCCACGAGTCGACCATTCGTGAATACCGCATTTCGGGCCAGGGCATGACCATCGGCGAACCGCTGGAAGCGTTCCAGGGCGTGCTGCGTGGCGTGCCGACTTACCTCGGCGCGAGCAATCCGCTGTTGCGGGAAGAAACCTTGTGACAGCCTCCGTATCACTGCCGGAACGGGCGCTGATTCTGGCGCCCATGGGCCGGGACAGCCAAGTGGCGCTGATGATCCTCAATGAGGCCGGTTACGGCGGAGTCATCACCCCGGATCTGGGCGCGCTGTGCGCAGAACTGGAGCCTGGCGCCGGACTTTTGTTGATTGCCACCGAAGCCCTGCGCGGCCCCGAGCTGGAAACGCTCCTGCACTTTCTGGAACAGCAACCGGCCTGGTCGGATCTGCCGATCGTCTTGCTGACCCACCACGGCGGCCCGGAACCCGGCCCCTCCTCGCGCCTGAGCAAACTGCTGGGCAACGTCACGTTCCTTGAGCGCCCGTTTCATCCGGCGACCCTGGTCAGTCTGGTCTCCACCGCCCTGCGCGGGCGACGACGACAGTACGAAGCCCGCGACCGCCTGATCGATTTGAGTGAAAGCGAACGCCGACTGCAATCGACCCTGGAAACCCTTGAGCAACAGGTCGAGGAACGCACCGCGCAACTGCGCCACAACGAAGAAGCCCTGCGCCAGTCACAGAAAATGGAAGCGGTCGGTCAGTTGACCGGGGGCATCGCTCACGACTTCAACAACATGCTCACCGGGATTATCGGCAGCCTTGAACTGCTGCGCCGGCGGCTGGCTCGCGGACGCCTAGATGACCTCGACAGCCTGATCGATCTCGGTGTCACTTCAGCCAACCGCGCGGCCGGCTTGACCCACCGTTTGCTGGCGTTTTCCCGCCGGCAATCGCTGGACTCCAAAGCCGTGCAGATGAACACACTGGTGCTGTCGATGGGCGAGCTGCTGCAGCGCAGCCTCAACGAAAGTATCCAGCTGGAGATGCGCCTCAACGACCAGTTGTGGATCGCCGAAGCGGATCCCAATCAACTGGAAAGCGCCCTGCTCAACCTGGTACTCAACGCCCGCGATGCAATGCCCGAGGGCGGCAAACTGGTGGTCGAAACCAGCAATCAGGTGCTTAAGCCGGAATTCACCGAGGCCTACCCGAATCTCGAACCCGGCGACTACGTGATGCTCAGCGTCACCGATAACGGCAGTGGCATGGCGCAGAGCGTGGTCAGCCGCGCGTTCGATCCGTTCTTCACCACCAAGCCGATCGGCCAGGGCACCGGGCTGGGTCTGTCGATGATTTACGGCTTCAGCAAGCAGTCTCGTGGTCACGTCTCGATCGACAGCGAAATCGATCAGGGCACCACGGTCAAACTGTACCTGCCGCGCTTTCGCGGCGAAGAGCTGGAGCATCCGGTGTCCGATGCTCAGCAGGCCCCGGAAGCAATGGATGGCGAAACCGTGTTGATCGTCGAGGACGACCCTGCCGTACGCGTACTGGTCAGCGCGGTGCTCAGTGAGTTGGGTTATGCGTTTGTCGAAGCCGGCGATGCCGACGGCGCCGTGCCGATCCTCAACTCGACACAGCGCATCGACCTGCTGATCAGTGACGTCGGCCTGCCAGGCATGAACGGCCGGCAACTGGCGGAAATCGGCCGGCAGTATCGGCCGGGGCTGAAGGTGTTATTCATTACTGGGTATGCCGAGCACGCGGCAGTGCGCGGTGGTTTCCTCGACCCGGGCATGCAGATGATCACCAAACCGTTCACTTTCGATCTGCTGACCGCCAAAGTCCGCGAGATGATCCAGAACTGATCCCCCAAAACGACTGTAGGAGCTGCCGCAGGCTGCGATCTTTTGATCTTGTTTTTTAAGATCGAAAGATCGCAGCCTGCGGCAGCTCCTACATGGGGAGCATCAGCCGCTATAGATCAGGCCAGCAATTCCTGAATCTTTTCCTGCAGCACGTCCAGATCGAACGGTTTTTCCAGGATCGGCGCCTTGCGCGTGATCGGGCTGCCGGTCTCGCGGATTTCCTGCGGGTAACCGCTGATGAAGATCACCTTCAGATCCGGGCGCAGTTTTACTGCCGGCTCCGCGATCTGCACGCCGGAGATCCCGCCCGGCAGGCGGAAGTCAGTGATCAGCATGTCCAGATGCGGCTTGCTCGCGAGGATCTCGAACGCCTGCTCGCCGTTTTCGGCCTGCAACACGCGGTACCCCTGCCCCGACAGGTAATCTGTCAGCACCATCAAGATAACCGGTTCGTCCTCGACGACGAGTACTACATCTTGTGCATCTACGCTCATGGGAAGCCTTTGTTCGGTCAATAGCTGCTGATACGACCGTGCGGTCACTCAGAGGTTGCGTCGGATATGCCGTTTTCCTGGATTGGCAGACAAACGCGAAACAGGGCGCCTTCGTTGATTTGACTCTCGACGACGATGGAACCGCCATGGGCGGCGACGATCTGCTCGGAAATGAACAAACCCAGCCCGAGACCAGCCACTACCGTCTTGGCGGAAACCCGTTCGAACTGTTGGAAAATGCGCTTCTGGTTCTCTTCGCTGATGCCGATGCCACGGTCCTGAACCTCAACCCGCGCCTCGTCGCCTTCACGGTACACGCGCACCTGAATCGGGCTGCGGCCACCGTAGCGCAAGGCATTGGTCAGCAGGTTGGAGACCACCTGCTCGATGCGGAATTCGTCCCAGTAACCTTCCACCGGCTGCGGCGCGGTGAACGACACTTCGGTCTCCGCCGCCTCTATCTGCTGGGCGAAATTCTGCAGCAGGTTACTCACCAGTTGCGTCAGGTCGAAACGATTCGGCCGGATGGACAGCTTGCCGGTGCGGATACGCGAAACGTCGAGCATGTCTTCGATCAGCCGGATCAGACTTTTGATCTGGCGCTCGTCGCGATCGACCATCGCGTGCATCTTGTCGAGGGTGAACGCCGCGGCGTTGTCCCGCGCCAGGTGCATCTTGCGCAACTGGGTTTCGAGTATCAGGCCATTGAGCGGCGTGCGCACTTCGTGGGCGACGATTGACATGAAGTCATCGCGCATACGCACCGCCTGCTCCAGCTCCAGTTGCGTGCTTTGCAGTTGTTGCAGCAGCGCTTCCTGCTCGCGACGCGCCTGCTCCAGGGCTTCGACCTGTTGTTTCATGGCCTTGCTCTGGCGGTACAGGTCGACGAATACGTTGACCTTGCTCTTCACCGCGTGGATATCCAGCGGCTTGTGCAGGAAGTCCACCGCCCCGCTCTCGTAGCCCTTGAACGCGTAGTTCAGTTCACGGCCGGCGGCGCTGACGAAAATGATCGGAATGTTCTTGGTTTTCTCGGTGCCGCGCATCAACTCGGCGAGCTCGAAGCCGTTCATCCCCGGCATCTGCACGTCGAGGATGGCCATGGCGAACTCATGTTGCAGCAGCAGCGAAAGTGCTTCGTCCGCCGACAGCGCCTTGTACACCGTGCGGTCCTCGCGCTTGATCAGCGCTTCGAGGGCCAGCAGGTTCTCCGGCAGATCGTCGACGATCAGCAATTTGGCCTGGATATTACTCAGCATGCGATTCGTTCCAGCTCGACAAGCAGACGGCCGATGCCGTGAATGGGTAGGACATGGTCAGGCTGCTGAATTTTCAGCGCAGCCAGAGGCATGGTGGCGACCTGCGCGTCCTGCGGGTCTTGAACAATGGTCAGTCCGCCACGCTGCTTGACTTGCGCCAGGCCGCGAGCGCCATCGTGATTGGCGCCGGTCAGCAACACGGCAGCCAGGGTTTCGCCGTAAACATCAGCGGCGGACTCAAACAAGTAGTCGATGGCAGGTCGGGAATGGTGTACGCGGTCCTCAAGACTCAGCGACAAACTGCGATCCTGCTCCACCGACAGGTGATACCCGGGCGTGGCGAAATAAACCGTGCCGGGCATGATGTCTTGCTTGTCGGTCGCCTCTGCCACCGGCAGCATCAGGCGCCGGGAGAACACTTCGGCCAACTGACTGCGCCGCTCCTCCGGCAGGTGCAGCACCACAATGATCGGCAACACGTAACCCTGGCGCAACGGCGCGAGCAGAGTCAGCAGGGCCTCAACCCCACCGGCTGAAGCACCGACCACGATGGCCTCGACACGAGGCAAATCCACGGCATCGTTCATAATTTGCGGTAGATCCGTTCTTGTTTGACCAACGGTTCGAACTGATTCGAGTAACCGGAAAAATCCAGCGTTTCCTTGCTGCCCAGCACCAGAAAGCCACGGTGGCACAGCGATTCGTGAAACAGACCGAAGGCACGGTCCTGAAGTTTCTTGTTGAAGTAAATCAGTACGTTGCGGCAGGAAATCAACTGCGTTTCGGAGAACACGCTGTCCGTCGCCAGGCTGTGATCGGCGAAGGTCACGTTCTCGCACAGGCTCTTGTCGAAGATCGCGTAGCCATAGGCTGCGGTGTAGTAATCGGCAAAGGAACGCTGACCGCCGGCTTGCTGGTAATTGGCAGTGTAGGCCCGGACATTCTCCATCGAGAAAATGCCCTGTTTGGCCTTGTCCAGCGAGCGCGGGTTGATGTCGGTGGCGTAGATGATCGTACGGTCGAGCAGGCCTTCTTCGCGCAGCAGAATCGCCATCGAGTAAACCTCCTCGCCAGTGCTGCACCCGGCGATCCAGATCTTCAGCGACGGATAGGTGCGCAGCAGCGGCACCACTTCCTTGCGGATTGCCAGGAAGTGCGACGGGTCGCGGAACATCTCGCTGACCGGGATCGTCAGCAACTGCAGCAACTGCATGAACGCCGTGGGATCGTGCAGGACTTTCTCCTGCAACGCCGAGATCGTTGCGCATTCGAACTGACTCAAGGCGTGCTGCACCCGGCGCTTGATCGAAGCGCCCGAGTAATCACGAAAATCGTAGCTGTACTTGAGGTAGATGGCCTCAATCAACAGGCGTAATTCGATTTCGCTGTTGCGCTCCGCGGAGTGACTGCTATCCACTAAATGCGTTCCATCTTCGGTAACCACACGCGAATCAACGAGAACAGGCGATCCAGATCGATCGGCTTGGCCAGATAATCGTTGGCGCCCGCCTGCAGGCAGCGCTCCTGATCGTCTTTCATGGCCTTGGCCGTCACTGCGATGATCGGCAGTTTGCGCCAGCGCGGATCCTTGCGGATTTCAATGGTGGCTTCAAAACCATCCATCTCCGGCATCATCACGTCCATCAGCACCAGGTCGATGTCCTCGATTTCATTCAACTTATCAATCGCTTCGCGACCGTTACGGCCGATCACCACGACTGCGCCCTTGTGCTCCAGCGCACTGGTCAGGGCGAAGATGTTGCGCACATCGTCGTCCACCAGCAGCACCTTGCGGCCTTCGAAGACCTTGTCGCGGCTGCGGGCGGTCTTGAGCATCTTCTGCCGTTCATGGGACAACTGCGATTCGACTTTGTGCAGAAAGAGTGTCACCTCATCCAGCAGGCGCTCCGGCGAGCGCGCGCCCTTGATGATGATCGAGCGCGAATACTTGCGCAGCTCGGCCTCTTCATCGCGGGTCAGGTTGCGTCCGGTGTAGACGATCACCGGCGGGAACGAGCAGATGTCCTCGGTCGACATGCGCTTGAGCAGATCGTTGCCGAGCATGTCCGGCAATTTCAGGTCGATCACCATGCAGTCGTAAATCGTCGTGCGCAGTTTCTCCAGCGCGTCTTGCGCCAGACCGACCGCGGTGATCTCGATGTCCTCGTCACCGATCAGGCGGGCAATGCTTTCGCGTTGCAGATCGTCATCTTCGACCAGCAGCACGCGCTTGACCTTCTGAGTCAGCTTGGCTTCGAGACGGGCGAACACGTCCTTGAGCTCTTCGCGAGTGGTCGGTTTGACTGCGTAACCGATCGCCCCCATGTGCATCGCCGCTTCAACGCGGTCTTCGACCGAGATCACGTGCACCGGGATGTGCCGGGTTTCGGCGTGTTCTTTCAGGCGTTGCAGCACGGTCAGACCGGAGTGGTCCGGCAGACGCATATCGAGCAGGATCGCGTCCGGCACGAACTCGCGGGCCAGGTCATAACCTTCATCCGCTCCGTGCGCCACCAGACACTGATAACCCAGTTCGTGGGCCAGGTCGTAAAGGATGTGGGCGAAATTCGGCTCGTCTTCCACCACCAGAATGCAGCGCGTGGCGAACGGCGCCTTGCCACGGTCATCGGCAAAACGCGGGATGTGCACCGGCGCCAGCGGCGACACCGCGATCGATGGCGGCTGCACCACCGGGGCCGGGGCCGATACCGGCGGCGTGAAGGTCAGCGGGATCGCAGGGCTGTCACCCGGCTCGCTGTATTGCTGCGGCAGCACCAGGGTAAACACACTGCCCTGCCCCGGCGCGCTGCTGACGCTGATCGAGCCACCGAGCAAGGCCGCCAGATCACGCGAGATCGACAAGCCCAGACCGGTGCCACCGTACTTGCGGTTGGTGGTGCCGTCAGCCTGACGGAACGCTTCGAAGATGCTTTCCTGCTGATCTGCGGCGATACCGATCCCCGAATCGCGCACGATGAACGCAATGCGTTCGTTCGGCTGGCCGGCGATGGTCAGGCTGACCGCGCCGTGTTCGGTGAACTTCACGGCGTTGGACAGCAGGTTCTTGATCACCTGCTCCAGACGCTGGCGATCGGTGTACAGCATGATCGGCGCATCCGGCTGCAACTCGACGCTGAACGTCAGTTGCTTGTCCGCCGCCAGCGGTTCGAACACGCTGCGCAGGCCGTCGGCCAGCCGCGCGACACTGGTGTTTTCCGGGATCACTTCCAGCTTGCCGGCCTCGACCTTGGAAATGTCGAGAATGTCGTTGATCAGGTTCAGCAGATCGTTGCCCGCCGAATAGATCGACTCGGCGAACTTGACCTGCTCGGCCGTCAGATTGTCCTGCGGGTTCTCGGCCAGCAACTTGGCGAGGATCAGCGAACTGTTCAGCGGCGTGCGCAGTTCGTGGGACATGTTGGCGAGGAATTCAGACTTGTACTTGCTCGAACGCTGCAGTTCTTCGGCGCGTTCTTCGAGCTGCACCTGAGCCTGATTGAGTTCGGTGTTCTTCTGGTCCATGGCGTCGCGCTGCTCGGCCAGGGTTTGCGCCTGTTCGGCCAACTGCTCGTTGGTCTGCTCCAGCTCGACTTGCTGGGTTTCCAGATGCGCCTGGGACTCCTTGAGAATGCGCGACTGTTCTTCCAACTCCTCGTTGGCGGTTTTCAGCTCTTCCTGCTGCACCTGCAACTCTTCGTTGAGCTGCTGGGTTTCGGCCAGCACTTCCTGCAGGCGCTGGCGATAACGTGCCGCTTCGATCGAGGTGCCGATGTTGCCGGCAATCAGTTCCAGCAAATCGATATCGCGGTCGGTGAGCGGGCGCAGGAAGCCCAGTTCGATCACCCCGTTGACCCGGTCATCATCACTGGTCGGCACCACCAGCACACTGTGCGGCAGACCTGCGCCCAGGCCGGAGCTGACTTTGAAGTAGTCGGCCGGAACCGAGTCCAGGCGAATCAGTTGGCCCTGTTCGGCCACCTGGCCGACGATGCCTTCGCCGCTGTAGATCTGCTGATCTTTTTCTTCCTGCTCGCGGGAGAACCCATAGGACGCCACGCGCTTGAGGCCGCCGTGTTCTTCGCGTACGTACAGCGCCGCCACCGCAGTGCCCAGATATTGTGCGCAGAACTGCAGGATGTTGCGCCCCAGCAGGTTAAGCGTCAGTTGCCCCAGCACCTGTTCCGCCAGTTCGGTCTGGCCGCTGCGCATCCACGCCTGGCGCTCCAGACGCTCGGCACTGGCTTGCTGCGCGGCGAGGTTGGCGCTGTAGCTGTCCGACAGGCTGACCAGATCACGCCGACCGACATAGGCCAGCAAACCGCTGATCCCGGCTATAAACAGCAGATAAAGAGTGATGCTCCAGATCGTGGTACGGCGCACCTCTTCGTTGCGCGTGGTGCGCAACTGCTGCTCCATGTCGATCACGTCTTCGAACTGCTTGCGGATCTCA
The Pseudomonas fluorescens genome window above contains:
- a CDS encoding CheR family methyltransferase, which codes for MDSSHSAERNSEIELRLLIEAIYLKYSYDFRDYSGASIKRRVQHALSQFECATISALQEKVLHDPTAFMQLLQLLTIPVSEMFRDPSHFLAIRKEVVPLLRTYPSLKIWIAGCSTGEEVYSMAILLREEGLLDRTIIYATDINPRSLDKAKQGIFSMENVRAYTANYQQAGGQRSFADYYTAAYGYAIFDKSLCENVTFADHSLATDSVFSETQLISCRNVLIYFNKKLQDRAFGLFHESLCHRGFLVLGSKETLDFSGYSNQFEPLVKQERIYRKL
- a CDS encoding chemotaxis protein CheB, with translation MNDAVDLPRVEAIVVGASAGGVEALLTLLAPLRQGYVLPIIVVLHLPEERRSQLAEVFSRRLMLPVAEATDKQDIMPGTVYFATPGYHLSVEQDRSLSLSLEDRVHHSRPAIDYLFESAADVYGETLAAVLLTGANHDGARGLAQVKQRGGLTIVQDPQDAQVATMPLAALKIQQPDHVLPIHGIGRLLVELERIAC
- a CDS encoding ATPase domain-containing protein, with amino-acid sequence MSTSNELISAKAATGIIGLDDILAGGLSRGHVFLLEGEPGTGKTTVALHFLMAGARAGERCLYITLSETERELRQGAASHGWELNENIEIFELTPPESLLNAEHQQSLLYSSDLELGEATKQIFEVVERFKPTRVVLDSLSEIRLLAQSSLRYRRQILAIKHYFVRYDATVLLLDDLTTESLDKTVHSVAHGVIRLEELTPNYGAERRRVRIVKYRGQKYRGGYHDFTIMGDGVHVFPRLVAAEHRSDYPRLQLSSGIQEMDALLGGGVETGSSTLILGPAGTGKSLISMIFAAAAVARGEKAALFIFDEELGLLFERMKNIGIDLKALQATGNLLIDQVDAAELSPGEFSHRVRRCVDEGNIKTVVIDSINGYQAAMPEENALVLHMHELLLYLNRKGAATFMTVAQHGLVGDMQAPVDITYLADTVILLRYFEAIGKVRRAISIIKKRTGSHESTIREYRISGQGMTIGEPLEAFQGVLRGVPTYLGASNPLLREETL
- a CDS encoding ATP-binding protein, producing the protein MTASVSLPERALILAPMGRDSQVALMILNEAGYGGVITPDLGALCAELEPGAGLLLIATEALRGPELETLLHFLEQQPAWSDLPIVLLTHHGGPEPGPSSRLSKLLGNVTFLERPFHPATLVSLVSTALRGRRRQYEARDRLIDLSESERRLQSTLETLEQQVEERTAQLRHNEEALRQSQKMEAVGQLTGGIAHDFNNMLTGIIGSLELLRRRLARGRLDDLDSLIDLGVTSANRAAGLTHRLLAFSRRQSLDSKAVQMNTLVLSMGELLQRSLNESIQLEMRLNDQLWIAEADPNQLESALLNLVLNARDAMPEGGKLVVETSNQVLKPEFTEAYPNLEPGDYVMLSVTDNGSGMAQSVVSRAFDPFFTTKPIGQGTGLGLSMIYGFSKQSRGHVSIDSEIDQGTTVKLYLPRFRGEELEHPVSDAQQAPEAMDGETVLIVEDDPAVRVLVSAVLSELGYAFVEAGDADGAVPILNSTQRIDLLISDVGLPGMNGRQLAEIGRQYRPGLKVLFITGYAEHAAVRGGFLDPGMQMITKPFTFDLLTAKVREMIQN
- a CDS encoding response regulator; translation: MSVDAQDVVLVVEDEPVILMVLTDYLSGQGYRVLQAENGEQAFEILASKPHLDMLITDFRLPGGISGVQIAEPAVKLRPDLKVIFISGYPQEIRETGSPITRKAPILEKPFDLDVLQEKIQELLA
- a CDS encoding hybrid sensor histidine kinase/response regulator, which codes for MLSNIQAKLLIVDDLPENLLALEALIKREDRTVYKALSADEALSLLLQHEFAMAILDVQMPGMNGFELAELMRGTEKTKNIPIIFVSAAGRELNYAFKGYESGAVDFLHKPLDIHAVKSKVNVFVDLYRQSKAMKQQVEALEQARREQEALLQQLQSTQLELEQAVRMRDDFMSIVAHEVRTPLNGLILETQLRKMHLARDNAAAFTLDKMHAMVDRDERQIKSLIRLIEDMLDVSRIRTGKLSIRPNRFDLTQLVSNLLQNFAQQIEAAETEVSFTAPQPVEGYWDEFRIEQVVSNLLTNALRYGGRSPIQVRVYREGDEARVEVQDRGIGISEENQKRIFQQFERVSAKTVVAGLGLGLFISEQIVAAHGGSIVVESQINEGALFRVCLPIQENGISDATSE
- a CDS encoding tetratricopeptide repeat protein; translated protein: MPQSRRYLLISLGLVLLVVIAWLSLRSTAPVVPEAIKRGYSEALTAARSGQPGAARQLYQQLGRPDLSVKRSVWLLAELPNYPSPQALKLADAHLQNEAPEVRLAAIQSVVGLVPGGQRSLLLGPMLDDEDQNVRFAAINALLGLTPDELGLYFAPLQQAIDGWEQALKGQPESAATYAQLARLYLHNAELKQAQQALDNTLRLEPGNLPALVMQIDVLDRQGQSDAARQLLAKQLQAQPDSAYLQHALGLWLLHHGQREFALLGLSKAVELEPDNKDYRYDLATTLHAAEELEAAQKQLQEVVQRHPADRKARVLLINYWKESGQLQNVQILLAQLEQMNPDDPALQQGL
- a CDS encoding response regulator, whose product is MSTRSTVDEARFRKLLTRNISLPLGVGAISAVFFISLITYLLSVIQWVEHTDRVINNANEAVKLTVDLETGMRGFLLSGDEHFLDPYETAKPRINVALNTLLELTADNPIQTDRLRRLQALQTEWSNYAQSMIDLQRSSGDYRGAVKAGRGKRLTDEIRKQFEDVIDMEQQLRTTRNEEVRRTTIWSITLYLLFIAGISGLLAYVGRRDLVSLSDSYSANLAAQQASAERLERQAWMRSGQTELAEQVLGQLTLNLLGRNILQFCAQYLGTAVAALYVREEHGGLKRVASYGFSREQEEKDQQIYSGEGIVGQVAEQGQLIRLDSVPADYFKVSSGLGAGLPHSVLVVPTSDDDRVNGVIELGFLRPLTDRDIDLLELIAGNIGTSIEAARYRQRLQEVLAETQQLNEELQVQQEELKTANEELEEQSRILKESQAHLETQQVELEQTNEQLAEQAQTLAEQRDAMDQKNTELNQAQVQLEERAEELQRSSKYKSEFLANMSHELRTPLNSSLILAKLLAENPQDNLTAEQVKFAESIYSAGNDLLNLINDILDISKVEAGKLEVIPENTSVARLADGLRSVFEPLAADKQLTFSVELQPDAPIMLYTDRQRLEQVIKNLLSNAVKFTEHGAVSLTIAGQPNERIAFIVRDSGIGIAADQQESIFEAFRQADGTTNRKYGGTGLGLSISRDLAALLGGSISVSSAPGQGSVFTLVLPQQYSEPGDSPAIPLTFTPPVSAPAPVVQPPSIAVSPLAPVHIPRFADDRGKAPFATRCILVVEDEPNFAHILYDLAHELGYQCLVAHGADEGYDLAREFVPDAILLDMRLPDHSGLTVLQRLKEHAETRHIPVHVISVEDRVEAAMHMGAIGYAVKPTTREELKDVFARLEAKLTQKVKRVLLVEDDDLQRESIARLIGDEDIEITAVGLAQDALEKLRTTIYDCMVIDLKLPDMLGNDLLKRMSTEDICSFPPVIVYTGRNLTRDEEAELRKYSRSIIIKGARSPERLLDEVTLFLHKVESQLSHERQKMLKTARSRDKVFEGRKVLLVDDDVRNIFALTSALEHKGAVVVIGRNGREAIDKLNEIEDIDLVLMDVMMPEMDGFEATIEIRKDPRWRKLPIIAVTAKAMKDDQERCLQAGANDYLAKPIDLDRLFSLIRVWLPKMERI